The Pyrus communis chromosome 9, drPyrComm1.1, whole genome shotgun sequence genome has a segment encoding these proteins:
- the LOC137746097 gene encoding increased DNA methylation 1-like, whose protein sequence is MVYGRNVRSQEFGNMYCAILMVNSTVVSAGIIRVFGHEVAELPLVATSNGNHGKGYFQLLFSCIEKLLAFLNVKSIVLPAAEEAESIWTDKFGFTKMKPEQLTTYRRTCYQMVTFKGTSMLHKRVPECRVVST, encoded by the exons ATGGTTTATGG aAGGAATGTTAGGAGCCAAGAATTTGGGAATATGTACTGTGCAATACTGATGGTCAA CTCGACTGTGGTATCAGCTGGAATTATACGTGTTTTTGGTCATGAAGTTGCTGAACTTCCTTTGGTTGCCACTAGTAATGGTAACCATGGCAAG GGCTACTTCCAACTATTGTTCTCCTGCATTGAAAAGCTGCTAGCTTTCTTGAATGTGAAAAGTATTGTGCTGCCGGCTGCGGAAGAAGCAGAATCCATATGGACCGATAAATTTGGTTTTACAAAAATGAAGCCGGAGCAG CTCACCACCTACCGAAGAACCTGCTACCAAATGGTGACATTCAAAGGAACGTCCATGCTACATAAAAGGGTTCCCGAGTGCCGGGTTGTAAGCACATGA